In Staphylococcus saccharolyticus, one genomic interval encodes:
- the hemW gene encoding radical SAM family heme chaperone HemW: MTVTSAYIHIPFCVRICTYCDFNKYFIDKQPVDDYLDTLIQEMQVKNNRELKTMYVGGGTPTALNIVQLERLLKAINQTFKISGEFSFEANPDELTFEKVNLLKRYGVNRISMGVQTFKPELLKILGRTHTSEDIYAAVDNARKVEIKSISLDLMYHLPNQSLEDFKESIDLALEIDIDHLSSYGLILEPKTQFYNMYRKGHLKLPNEDLGAHMYQHLMKRIEHSSFNQYEISNFSKQGHESIHNKVYWLNEEYYGFGAGASGYVDGVRYTNLNPVNHYINAMKNNKKPILTQNKPTVKERMEEEMFLGLRMNKGVNIERFNKKFDVPLNKIFGQAITYLIHRGLLKKEDQYIAMTKRGKVIGNEVFEAFLLN; this comes from the coding sequence TTGACAGTTACAAGTGCATATATACATATTCCATTTTGCGTTAGAATTTGTACCTATTGTGATTTCAATAAATATTTTATTGATAAACAACCGGTAGATGATTATTTAGATACCCTTATTCAAGAGATGCAAGTAAAAAATAACAGAGAACTTAAAACGATGTATGTAGGCGGAGGTACACCTACAGCTTTAAATATTGTTCAATTAGAGAGACTATTAAAAGCAATTAATCAAACATTTAAAATAAGCGGAGAATTTTCATTCGAGGCAAATCCAGATGAACTCACTTTTGAAAAAGTTAATCTATTAAAACGATATGGGGTCAATAGGATATCAATGGGAGTTCAAACTTTTAAACCAGAATTACTAAAAATTTTAGGAAGAACACATACGTCTGAAGATATATATGCTGCAGTAGATAACGCGCGAAAAGTGGAAATAAAGTCTATAAGCCTTGATTTAATGTATCATTTACCAAACCAAAGTTTAGAAGATTTTAAGGAAAGCATAGATTTAGCACTTGAAATAGATATTGATCATCTTTCAAGTTATGGATTAATTCTTGAACCTAAAACTCAGTTCTACAACATGTATAGAAAAGGACATCTTAAGTTGCCTAATGAGGATTTAGGAGCACACATGTATCAACATTTGATGAAACGCATAGAACACTCTTCTTTTAATCAATATGAAATTTCTAATTTCAGCAAACAAGGGCATGAATCAATTCATAACAAAGTCTATTGGTTAAATGAAGAATATTATGGATTTGGAGCTGGTGCTAGTGGTTATGTGGATGGAGTAAGATATACCAATTTGAATCCAGTTAATCATTATATTAATGCTATGAAAAACAATAAGAAGCCTATCTTAACTCAAAACAAACCAACTGTTAAAGAACGTATGGAAGAAGAAATGTTTTTAGGTCTAAGAATGAATAAAGGAGTCAACATCGAAAGATTTAATAAAAAATTCGATGTACCTTTAAATAAAATATTTGGTCAAGCAATAACATATTTAATCCATCGAGGTTTATTGAAAAAAGAAGACCAATACATCGCTATGACTAAGCGTGGGAAAGTGATTGGAAACGAAGTTTTTGAAGCATTCTTACTAAACTAA
- the hrcA gene encoding heat-inducible transcriptional repressor HrcA, which translates to MITERQLSILNAIVEDYVDFGQPIGSKTLIHRHNLDVSPATIRNEMKYLEEMNFIEKTHTSSGRTPSELGFRYYVNRLLEQTSHQNQNKIQRLNQLLIENHYDSSTALTYFADELSTKSQYATLVVRPNHKQDIINNIHLIRANNHLIILVMVFSSGHVENIHFVSSISVHNLNLNRIANFLTNHFNDNNEELKQSLDSFIENDEKFLVKEIVEMINLHITNQSNSIYMGGKVKLIDALNESNVSSIQPILQYIELNKITELLDDISTSQINVRIGKEIDDSLSDISIVTSQYHFDESLKGQIAVIGPTAMHYQNVIQLLNRIW; encoded by the coding sequence ATGATTACAGAAAGACAATTAAGCATCCTTAATGCAATTGTTGAAGATTATGTTGATTTTGGACAACCGATTGGTTCTAAAACATTAATTCATCGTCATAATTTAGATGTAAGTCCAGCAACGATAAGAAACGAAATGAAGTATCTTGAAGAGATGAATTTCATTGAAAAGACACATACCTCTTCAGGAAGAACTCCTTCTGAGTTAGGTTTTAGATATTATGTCAATCGTTTATTAGAACAAACATCTCATCAAAATCAAAACAAAATTCAACGTTTAAATCAATTATTAATTGAGAATCACTATGATAGTTCAACCGCATTGACATATTTTGCAGATGAACTATCAACGAAATCTCAATACGCAACGTTGGTTGTCCGCCCTAATCATAAGCAAGATATAATTAATAATATTCATTTGATTCGAGCTAACAATCATTTGATTATTTTAGTGATGGTATTTTCTTCAGGACATGTTGAAAACATTCATTTTGTTTCAAGCATCAGCGTCCACAATCTCAATTTAAACAGAATAGCCAACTTTTTAACGAATCATTTTAATGATAATAACGAAGAATTAAAACAAAGTTTAGACTCGTTTATTGAAAATGATGAAAAGTTTTTAGTCAAAGAGATTGTCGAAATGATAAACCTTCACATTACTAATCAAAGTAATAGCATTTATATGGGTGGAAAGGTTAAACTTATTGATGCGTTAAATGAATCTAACGTTTCTTCTATTCAACCGATTCTTCAATATATAGAATTAAACAAAATAACGGAACTTTTGGATGATATATCTACATCACAAATCAATGTACGAATAGGAAAAGAAATTGATGATAGTTTAAGTGATATATCTATAGTGACAAGTCAATATCATTTTGATGAATCACTCAAAGGTCAAATTGCGGTAATAGGACCAACTGCTATGCATTATCAAAATGTAATTCAGTTACTTAACCGAATATGGTAG
- the grpE gene encoding nucleotide exchange factor GrpE, producing the protein MTEKNQTANQTDDGIKAEQEDTQTVNQSQNSVKDADNNEVKGDHMQEDSQESNEQEDVDPTVEKIQELEKLANDNEEKYLRLYAEFENYKRRIQNENQINKTYKAQSVLTDILPSIDNIERALQIEGDDDSFKSLQKGVQMVHESLLKALKDNGLEEIVAEGEEFDPNLHQAVVQDDNPDFKSGEVTQELQKGYKLKDRVLRPSMVKVNQ; encoded by the coding sequence ATGACAGAAAAAAATCAAACAGCGAATCAAACTGATGATGGTATTAAGGCTGAACAAGAAGATACTCAAACAGTTAATCAATCTCAAAATTCAGTTAAGGACGCTGATAATAACGAAGTGAAAGGAGATCATATGCAAGAAGATTCTCAAGAGAGTAATGAGCAAGAGGATGTAGATCCTACAGTTGAGAAGATTCAAGAGTTAGAAAAACTTGCAAATGATAATGAAGAGAAGTACTTAAGATTATATGCTGAATTTGAAAATTATAAACGTAGAATTCAGAATGAAAATCAAATTAATAAAACTTATAAAGCGCAGAGTGTTTTAACAGATATCTTACCGTCAATAGATAATATTGAGCGCGCACTACAAATTGAAGGTGATGATGATTCATTTAAATCCCTTCAAAAAGGAGTGCAAATGGTGCACGAAAGCTTACTTAAAGCACTCAAAGATAATGGTCTTGAAGAGATAGTTGCTGAAGGTGAAGAATTTGATCCTAACCTACATCAAGCAGTAGTTCAAGATGATAATCCTGATTTCAAATCAGGAGAGGTAACCCAAGAATTACAAAAAGGCTATAAACTAAAAGATCGTGTTTTAAGACCGTCAATGGTTAAAGTAAATCAATAA
- the dnaK gene encoding molecular chaperone DnaK, whose amino-acid sequence MGKVIGIDLGTTNSCVAILEGDEPKVIQNPEGARTTPSVVAFKNGETQVGEVAKRQAITNSNTVQSIKRHMGTDYKVDIEGKSYTPQEISAMILQNLKSTAESYLGETVDKAVITVPAYFNDGERQATKDAGKIAGLEVERIINEPTAAALAYGLDKTEQNQKVLVFDLGGGTFDVSILELGDGVFEVLSTAGDNKLGGDDFDQVIIDYLVSEFKKENGVDLSQDKMALQRLKDAAEKAKKDLSGVSQTQISLPFISAGESGPLHLEISLTRSKFEELSDLLIRKTMEPTRQALKDAGLSTSDIDEVILVGGSTRIPAVQEAVKKEVGKEPHKGVNPDEVVAMGAAIQGGVITGDVKDVVLLDVTPLSLGIEIMGGRMNTLIERNTTIPTSKSQVYSTAADNQPAVDIHVLQGERPMASDNKTLGRFQLTDIPPAPRGVPQIEVTFDIDKNGIVNVTAKDLGTNKEQNITIQSSSSLSDEEIDRMVKDAEENAEADKKRREEVDLRNEADGLVFQVEKTIKDLGENIGEDDKKNAEEKKDALKTALEGEDIEDIKAKKEELEKVVQELSAKVYEQAQQQAQDEQSSQDNTVEDADFKEVKDDEDKK is encoded by the coding sequence ATGGGCAAAGTAATTGGAATTGATTTAGGTACTACAAACTCTTGTGTAGCTATTTTAGAAGGCGATGAACCAAAAGTAATTCAAAATCCAGAAGGTGCACGTACAACTCCATCAGTTGTAGCATTTAAAAATGGAGAAACTCAAGTAGGGGAAGTTGCTAAACGTCAAGCCATCACAAACTCTAACACTGTACAGTCTATCAAACGTCATATGGGAACAGACTATAAAGTTGATATTGAAGGCAAATCTTATACTCCTCAAGAAATCTCAGCTATGATTTTACAAAATCTAAAAAGTACTGCTGAAAGTTATTTAGGCGAAACAGTTGATAAAGCAGTTATTACAGTTCCAGCTTATTTTAACGACGGTGAACGCCAAGCAACTAAAGACGCTGGTAAAATTGCTGGTTTAGAAGTTGAACGTATTATTAATGAACCTACAGCTGCTGCGTTAGCTTATGGCTTAGATAAAACTGAACAAAATCAAAAAGTACTTGTATTTGACTTAGGTGGCGGTACTTTTGACGTATCAATTCTTGAATTAGGTGACGGAGTATTTGAAGTACTTTCAACTGCAGGTGACAATAAACTTGGCGGTGACGACTTTGACCAAGTTATCATTGATTATTTAGTATCTGAATTCAAAAAAGAAAATGGTGTAGATTTATCTCAAGATAAAATGGCTTTACAAAGATTAAAAGATGCTGCTGAAAAAGCTAAAAAAGACTTATCAGGTGTGTCTCAAACTCAAATTTCATTACCTTTCATTTCTGCTGGTGAAAGTGGCCCATTACACTTAGAAATTAGTTTAACTCGTTCTAAATTTGAAGAATTATCAGACTTATTAATAAGAAAAACTATGGAACCAACTCGTCAAGCATTAAAAGACGCAGGTCTATCAACTTCTGATATTGATGAAGTTATCCTTGTTGGTGGATCTACTCGTATTCCAGCAGTACAAGAAGCAGTTAAAAAAGAAGTAGGTAAAGAACCTCATAAAGGTGTAAACCCTGATGAAGTTGTTGCTATGGGTGCTGCTATCCAAGGTGGCGTCATCACTGGTGATGTAAAAGACGTTGTTTTATTAGACGTAACTCCTTTATCACTTGGTATAGAAATCATGGGTGGACGTATGAACACTCTTATTGAACGTAATACAACTATCCCAACTTCTAAATCACAAGTTTATTCTACAGCAGCGGATAATCAACCAGCAGTAGATATTCACGTATTACAAGGTGAACGTCCTATGGCATCTGACAATAAAACATTAGGCAGATTCCAATTAACTGACATTCCACCAGCTCCACGTGGTGTACCTCAAATCGAAGTAACTTTCGACATCGACAAAAATGGTATTGTAAATGTTACTGCAAAAGATTTAGGAACTAATAAAGAACAAAACATTACTATTCAATCAAGTTCTTCTTTATCAGATGAAGAAATTGATCGTATGGTTAAAGATGCTGAAGAAAATGCTGAAGCTGACAAAAAACGTCGTGAAGAAGTTGACTTGCGAAACGAAGCAGATGGCTTAGTATTCCAAGTTGAAAAAACTATCAAAGATTTAGGAGAAAATATTGGCGAAGATGATAAGAAAAATGCAGAAGAGAAAAAAGATGCACTTAAAACTGCATTAGAAGGAGAAGACATCGAAGATATTAAAGCTAAAAAAGAAGAACTTGAAAAAGTTGTTCAAGAGTTATCTGCAAAAGTTTATGAACAAGCTCAACAACAAGCTCAAGATGAACAAAGTTCTCAAGATAACACTGTTGAAGATGCTGATTTCAAAGAAGTTAAAGATGATGAAGATAAAAAATAA
- the dnaJ gene encoding molecular chaperone DnaJ, with protein MAKRDYYEVLGVSKSASKDEIKKAYRKLSKKYHPDINKEEGADEKFKEISEAYEVLSDDNKRANYDQFGHEGPQGGFGNQGFGGGDFGGFEDIFSSFFGGGSRQRDPNVPRKGDDLQYTMTVNFEEAVFGTKKGISIRKDVTCHTCNGEGAKPGTSKKTCSYCNGSGRVSVEQNTILGRVRTEQVCPKCEGSGQEFEEPCPTCHGKGTENKTVKLEVTVPEGVDNEQQIRLAGEGSPGTNGGPHGDLYVVFRVQPSDTFERDGDDIYYNLNISFSQAALGDEIKIPTLNSNVVLTIPAGTQTGKQFRLKDKGIKNVHGYGHGDLFVNIKVVTPTKLNDRQKELMKEFAEINGEDINEQPSNFKDRAKRFFKGE; from the coding sequence GTGGCCAAAAGAGACTATTATGAAGTCTTAGGCGTAAGTAAAAGCGCTTCAAAAGACGAAATCAAAAAAGCTTATCGTAAATTATCGAAAAAATATCATCCTGATATTAATAAAGAAGAAGGCGCAGATGAAAAATTTAAAGAAATCTCCGAAGCGTATGAAGTATTAAGTGATGATAATAAACGTGCTAACTACGATCAATTTGGACATGAAGGACCACAAGGTGGATTTGGCAATCAAGGTTTCGGTGGCGGAGACTTCGGTGGATTTGAAGACATATTCAGTTCATTCTTTGGCGGAGGTTCACGACAAAGAGATCCAAATGTCCCACGTAAAGGTGATGACTTACAATACACTATGACAGTAAATTTTGAAGAAGCTGTTTTTGGTACAAAAAAAGGAATTTCTATTAGAAAAGATGTCACATGTCATACATGTAATGGAGAAGGTGCTAAACCAGGTACAAGTAAAAAAACTTGTAGTTACTGTAATGGTTCTGGACGAGTTTCTGTTGAACAAAATACCATTTTAGGTAGAGTGAGAACCGAACAAGTATGTCCAAAATGCGAGGGCAGTGGACAAGAATTTGAGGAACCATGTCCTACTTGTCACGGTAAAGGTACAGAAAACAAAACTGTTAAATTAGAAGTAACTGTGCCAGAAGGTGTAGATAATGAGCAACAAATTCGTTTAGCTGGTGAGGGTTCTCCAGGAACCAATGGTGGACCGCATGGTGATTTGTACGTTGTCTTCAGAGTTCAACCCTCTGATACTTTCGAACGCGATGGTGATGATATTTATTACAATTTAAATATTAGTTTCTCACAAGCAGCCTTAGGTGATGAAATAAAAATACCTACTCTGAATAGTAATGTTGTTCTTACAATTCCTGCAGGTACACAAACTGGCAAACAATTCCGCCTTAAAGATAAGGGTATTAAAAATGTTCATGGTTATGGGCATGGAGATTTATTCGTTAATATAAAAGTTGTAACTCCAACTAAATTGAACGATCGACAAAAAGAATTAATGAAAGAATTTGCTGAAATCAATGGTGAAGACATAAATGAACAACCATCTAATTTTAAAGATAGAGCAAAGAGATTCTTTAAAGGGGAATAA
- the prmA gene encoding 50S ribosomal protein L11 methyltransferase — protein sequence MDWMELSIVVNHEVEYDAIDILENNGSNGVVIEDSKDLIEQPTDKFGEIYQSNPNDYPTQGVRLKAYFNELAYNDLLRSKIKNEIINLVELKVNIFTFEEKEIAESDWANEWKNYFHPFRVSKQFTIVPSWESYEKTNEDELCIELDPGMAFGTGDHPTTSMCLKAIETYVKSSHSVIDVGTGSGILSIASHLLGVQRIKALDIDEMAVSVAKDNFKKNHCDQAIEAVPGNLLQGEHENFDIVIANILAHIIEEMIEDAYNTLNEEGYFITSGIIEEKSKDIESHMKRVGFHVISIEHNNGWVCIVGQKVSG from the coding sequence ATGGATTGGATGGAACTTTCGATTGTAGTTAATCATGAAGTAGAATATGACGCTATTGATATTCTTGAAAATAACGGTTCTAACGGTGTAGTTATAGAAGATTCTAAAGACTTAATAGAACAACCGACTGATAAATTTGGTGAAATTTATCAATCAAATCCTAATGATTATCCAACTCAAGGAGTCAGACTCAAAGCATACTTTAATGAACTCGCATACAACGACCTATTAAGATCTAAAATTAAAAATGAAATTATCAATTTGGTTGAACTAAAAGTAAATATATTTACTTTTGAAGAAAAAGAAATAGCTGAATCTGATTGGGCAAATGAATGGAAAAATTATTTCCATCCATTTCGAGTATCAAAGCAGTTTACCATTGTACCCAGTTGGGAATCATATGAAAAAACAAATGAGGATGAGTTATGTATAGAACTTGATCCTGGTATGGCTTTTGGCACTGGCGATCATCCAACAACAAGTATGTGTTTAAAAGCAATAGAAACCTATGTTAAATCTTCTCATTCCGTGATTGATGTTGGAACTGGTTCAGGAATATTAAGTATTGCTAGCCATTTACTTGGAGTACAACGAATAAAAGCATTAGATATTGATGAAATGGCAGTAAGTGTAGCTAAAGATAACTTTAAAAAGAATCACTGTGATCAGGCAATCGAAGCAGTTCCAGGTAATTTATTACAAGGTGAACATGAAAACTTTGATATTGTGATTGCAAATATTCTTGCTCATATTATTGAAGAAATGATTGAAGATGCTTATAATACTCTAAATGAAGAGGGTTATTTCATTACTTCAGGTATTATTGAAGAGAAATCCAAAGATATAGAATCACATATGAAGCGCGTTGGTTTTCATGTTATTTCAATCGAACATAACAACGGTTGGGTATGCATCGTTGGTCAGAAAGTGAGTGGTTAA
- a CDS encoding 16S rRNA (uracil(1498)-N(3))-methyltransferase, with product MQRYFINQSADENQCFFIENKDDIHHINKVMRQTKDDSIIVTFLDEKVYKCKIISINQQAIEIKPQEQQDINTELPQHITICSGLIKADKYEWMIKKATELGANEFIAVSMERSVVKLNESKVAKKLERWQKIIKEASEQSYRLNIPRVQFKSNLKEIYDMINHYDYVLIAYEKHAKHGELSRFKKILKQLKAQDRVLMIFGPEGGLSENEIALFEEASTLVGLGPRILRAETAPLYALSAVSYEKELLG from the coding sequence TTGCAAAGATACTTTATTAATCAAAGCGCTGATGAAAATCAGTGCTTTTTTATTGAAAATAAAGATGATATACATCATATAAATAAAGTAATGCGTCAAACAAAGGATGATTCTATTATTGTTACATTTTTAGATGAAAAAGTTTACAAATGCAAAATTATTTCAATTAACCAACAAGCAATTGAAATTAAACCACAGGAACAACAAGATATTAATACTGAATTACCCCAACATATAACAATATGTAGCGGATTAATTAAAGCGGATAAGTATGAATGGATGATTAAAAAAGCAACTGAATTAGGTGCAAACGAATTTATTGCGGTAAGTATGGAACGCTCTGTAGTAAAACTCAATGAGTCTAAAGTTGCCAAAAAATTAGAAAGATGGCAAAAAATTATAAAAGAGGCTTCAGAACAAAGTTATCGTTTAAATATACCTCGTGTTCAATTTAAGTCGAATTTAAAAGAAATTTATGATATGATAAATCATTATGACTACGTTCTTATTGCATATGAAAAACACGCTAAACATGGAGAATTAAGCCGTTTTAAAAAAATATTAAAACAATTAAAAGCACAAGATCGTGTTTTAATGATTTTTGGACCTGAAGGTGGACTATCCGAAAATGAGATTGCATTATTTGAAGAAGCAAGTACGCTAGTTGGCTTAGGTCCACGTATTTTAAGGGCTGAAACTGCGCCACTTTATGCGTTAAGTGCAGTAAGTTATGAAAAAGAATTATTGGGGTGA
- the mtaB gene encoding tRNA (N(6)-L-threonylcarbamoyladenosine(37)-C(2))-methylthiotransferase MtaB produces the protein MSTVAFHTLGCKVNHYETEAIWQLFKEADYDRVDFETNADVFVINTCTVTNTGDKKSRQIIRRAIRQNPDAVVCVTGCYAQTSPAEIMEIPGVDIVVGTQDRHKLLRYIEQYQIERQPINGVGNIMKNRIYEELEVPYFTDRTRASLKIQEGCNNFCTFCIIPWARGLMRSRDPQKVVEQATQLVNSGYKEIVLTGIHTGGYGQDLKNYNLAQLLHDLDEINGLERIRISSIEASQLTDEVINVISQSNKVVRHLHVPLQSGSDNVLKRTRRKYTMAHFSERLTELHKALPDLAVTSDVIVGFPGETDEEFHETYDFIVNHHFSELHVFPYSPRIGTPAARMDNQIDDEIKNERVHKLISLNNQLAKEYASKFEREVLEVIPEEVGETPNTLMGYADNYMKVQFEGDESLIGQIVKVKILKADYPLNEGKAIRVVEHATNQTEQELLI, from the coding sequence ATGTCAACGGTTGCGTTTCACACACTAGGTTGTAAAGTAAACCATTATGAAACAGAAGCAATTTGGCAATTATTTAAGGAAGCGGATTATGATAGAGTAGATTTTGAAACAAACGCAGATGTATTTGTAATTAATACATGTACGGTAACTAATACCGGTGATAAAAAAAGTCGACAAATTATACGACGTGCAATCAGACAAAATCCTGATGCAGTCGTCTGTGTTACTGGTTGTTACGCTCAAACTTCTCCAGCTGAAATCATGGAAATACCAGGGGTTGATATCGTTGTAGGTACTCAAGATCGTCATAAGTTATTAAGATACATTGAGCAATATCAAATAGAAAGACAACCCATTAATGGCGTAGGTAATATTATGAAAAACAGAATTTATGAAGAATTAGAAGTTCCATATTTTACTGATAGAACACGAGCATCTTTAAAAATACAAGAAGGGTGTAATAATTTCTGCACATTTTGTATTATTCCGTGGGCACGTGGCTTAATGCGTTCAAGAGATCCACAAAAAGTAGTAGAACAAGCAACTCAACTTGTAAATTCAGGTTATAAAGAAATTGTCTTGACTGGTATACATACCGGTGGCTATGGACAAGATTTAAAAAATTACAATCTAGCTCAATTGTTACATGATTTAGATGAAATTAATGGCTTAGAGCGTATTCGAATTTCGTCTATTGAAGCAAGTCAGTTAACAGATGAGGTCATCAATGTTATTAGTCAATCAAATAAAGTGGTAAGACATTTACATGTACCATTACAATCAGGTTCCGATAATGTATTGAAACGAACGAGACGTAAATATACAATGGCACACTTCTCAGAGAGATTAACGGAATTACACAAAGCACTCCCAGATTTAGCTGTTACAAGTGACGTTATTGTTGGATTTCCTGGTGAAACAGATGAAGAGTTCCATGAAACTTATGATTTTATAGTTAATCATCATTTTTCAGAATTACATGTGTTCCCTTATTCTCCTAGAATTGGTACACCAGCTGCTCGAATGGATAACCAAATCGATGATGAAATTAAGAACGAGCGAGTTCATAAACTCATCTCATTGAATAATCAACTTGCTAAAGAATATGCGTCTAAATTTGAGCGTGAGGTTTTAGAAGTTATTCCTGAAGAAGTAGGCGAAACGCCTAATACATTAATGGGGTATGCTGATAACTATATGAAAGTTCAATTTGAAGGCGATGAATCTTTAATTGGACAGATTGTAAAAGTTAAAATCTTAAAAGCTGATTATCCTTTAAATGAGGGGAAAGCTATTCGTGTTGTCGAGCATGCAACGAATCAGACAGAACAAGAATTGCTTATTTAA
- the rpsU gene encoding 30S ribosomal protein S21, whose translation MSKTVVRKNESLEDALRRFKRSVSKSGTIQEVRKREFYEKPSVKRKKKSEAARKRKFK comes from the coding sequence ATGTCTAAAACAGTAGTACGTAAAAATGAATCACTAGAAGATGCTTTACGTAGATTTAAACGTTCAGTATCAAAAAGTGGAACTATCCAAGAAGTACGTAAACGTGAATTTTACGAAAAACCAAGTGTAAAACGTAAAAAGAAATCAGAAGCTGCACGTAAACGTAAATTCAAATAA
- a CDS encoding NfeD family protein, translated as MSNLNLIHTLFLTEHTNETNWVEFLAHIITQPIVSLILTCVIFLGFLYQLYSKRINTVGIIALLALLFLFLGFLINGDVNVLSVLLFSIGVILLVIELFIIGAVIGIVGMILITLSIIMLGDNILLMLGSVAIALILSIIEWVILVKLFNKKIPFLDKVILKDSTSSEAGYRSHDDRSHLIGKTAQTIIDLRPAGIITCGDKRIDAVSDGTFVLRNRQVKILEVEGTRVVVREIE; from the coding sequence ATGAGTAACTTAAATCTAATACATACGTTATTTTTAACAGAGCACACAAATGAAACAAATTGGGTTGAATTCCTTGCACATATAATTACTCAACCTATTGTTTCTTTAATTTTAACTTGTGTCATCTTTCTTGGTTTTTTATATCAACTATATTCAAAACGCATCAATACAGTGGGAATCATAGCTTTATTAGCTTTATTATTTCTATTTTTAGGATTTCTCATTAATGGTGATGTCAATGTACTTTCTGTACTATTATTCTCTATTGGCGTAATATTATTAGTCATTGAATTATTTATTATAGGTGCTGTCATTGGTATCGTAGGTATGATACTGATTACACTAAGCATTATCATGTTAGGTGATAACATCTTACTTATGTTAGGAAGTGTGGCAATTGCATTGATTTTATCGATTATAGAGTGGGTGATATTAGTGAAATTATTTAATAAAAAAATTCCGTTTTTAGATAAAGTTATCTTAAAAGACTCAACAAGCTCTGAGGCAGGATATCGTTCACATGATGACCGCTCTCATCTCATAGGAAAAACCGCTCAAACAATTATCGACTTGAGACCAGCTGGAATTATTACTTGTGGTGATAAGAGAATTGATGCTGTTTCAGATGGCACATTCGTATTACGTAATAGACAAGTAAAAATACTTGAAGTTGAAGGCACTCGTGTAGTTGTTAGAGAAATTGAATAA